A genomic stretch from Pristiophorus japonicus isolate sPriJap1 chromosome 6, sPriJap1.hap1, whole genome shotgun sequence includes:
- the LOC139266145 gene encoding LOW QUALITY PROTEIN: collagen alpha-1(III) chain-like (The sequence of the model RefSeq protein was modified relative to this genomic sequence to represent the inferred CDS: substituted 1 base at 1 genomic stop codon) translates to MRSLGNPGSLGSSASPGSSESPGSLGSSGSLGSSGNLGSLGCLGCLGSLGSLGSLGSLRSSGSPGSLGSSGSLGSLGSLGYPGSLGSSGCLGSLGSSGSLGSLGSLGSSGSPGSSGSLGSLGNTGCLGCLGSLGSLGSLGSLGSSGSPGSSLGEPGEPGELGEPGELRESGEPGVSGVLGESAESGEPGEPGEPGESGEPGELGESGEPGVHGELEESGESGEPGEHGASGELGEFVVSGEPGELRESGEPGESGELGESGELWESGESGELGESGEFGEPGELGESGESGESGEPGEPGESGESVEPGEHGKPGESGEPGESGALGEPGELGEPGEPGELGEPGELRESGEPGVSGSGEPGELKESGEPGESGELGESGELGESGESGEPGEPGEHGDSGEFGELVESGELGELGEPGEPGESGESGKPGEPGELGELGESGESGEPGESGEPGEPGXLGELGESGEPGELGESGESGELGVPGESGEPGEFGESGESGELGESGESVEPGEHGESGESGEPRESGELGVPGEPGELGEPGEPGELGEPGEPGELRESGEPGVCGELRESGESGEPGESEELGEPGEPGELGEYGEPGESGEPGEPGELGVSREPGELGESGESGELGEPGELGESGEFGEPGEHGESGELGEFGVSGEPGESGELGESGELGEPGELGESGEPGEHGESGELGVFGELVESGELGQLGEPGEPGESGESGKPGKPGELGELGESGELGNLGSSGSLGKRLLLWMPALHDGLHRYHPFHIATAIAQIKKAKLAFLKMGDILAILKNNTTTNAGKIVHLWTISM, encoded by the exons ATGCggagtctggggaacccggggagtctggggagctcggcgAGCCCGGGGAGCTCGGAgagcccggggagcctggggagctcggggagcctggggagctcagggaatctggggagcctggggtGTCTGGGGTgcttggggagtctggggagtctggggagcctggggagtttgAGGAGCTCGGGGAGCCCAggaagcctggggagctcggggagtctggggagcctggggagtcttgggtacccggggagcctggggagctcggggtgtctggggagcctggggagctcggggagtctggggagcctggggagtctggggagctcaggCAGCCCGGGGAGCTCAggtagtctggggagtctggggaacacggggtgtttggggtgtctggggagcctggggagtctggggagcctggggagtctggggagctcggggagcccagGGAGCTCG ctcggagagcccggggagcctggggagctcggggagcctggggagctcagggaatctggggagcctggggtGTCTGGGGTGCTTGGGGAGTCTgcagagtctggggagcctggggagcccggggagcctggggagtctggggagcctggggagctcggggagtctggggagcctggggtccATGGGGAGCTtgaggagtctggggagtctggggagcctggggaacacggggcgtctggggagctcggggagtttgtggtatctggggagcctggggagctcagggagtctggggagcctggggagtctggggagctcggggaatcCGGGGAGCtctgggagtctggggagtctggggagcttggggagtctggggagtttggggagcctggggagctcggggagtctggagagtctggggagtctggggagcctggggagcctggggagtctggggagtctgtggAGCCTGGGGAGCACGggaagcctggggagtctggggaacccggggagtctggggcgctcggggagcccggggagctcggagagcccggggagcctggggagctcggggagcctggggagctcagggaatctggggagcctggggtGTCTGGG tctggggagcctggggagctcaaggagtctggggagcctggggagtctggggagctcggggaatccggggagctcggggagtctggggagtctggggagcctggggagcctggggaacacggGGATTCTGGCGAGTTTGGGGAGCTcgtggagtctggggagctcggagagctcggggagcctggggagcctggggagtctggggagtctgggaagcccggggagcctggggagctcggggaactcggggagtctggggagtctggggagcctggggagtctggggagcctggggagcctgggtagcttggggagctcggggagtctggagagcctggggagcttggggagtctggggagtctggggagctcggggtgcctggggagtctggggagcctggggagttcggggagtctggtgagtctggggagctcggggagtctggggagtctgtggAGCCTGGGGAGCACggtgagtctggggagtctggggaacccagggagtctggggagctggGGGTGCccggggagcccggggagctcggagagcccggggagcccggggagctcggggagcccggggagcctggggagctcagggagtctggggagcctggggtgtgtggggagctcagggagtctggggagtctggggagcctggggagtctgaggagctcggggagcccggggagcctggggagctcggggagtatggggagcctggggagtctggggaacccggggagcctggggagctcggggtgtctagggagcctggggagctcggggagtctggggagtctggggagctcggggagcccggggagctcggggagtctggagagtttggggagcctggggaacacggggagtctggggagctcggggagtttggggtgtctggggagcctggggagtctggggagcttggggagtctggggagctcggggagcccggggagctcggtgagtctggggagcctggggaacatggggagtctggggagctcggggtgtTTGGGGAGCTcgtggagtctggggagctcggacagcttggggagcctggggagcctggggaatctggggagtctGGGAAGCCCGggaagcctggggagctcggggagcttggggagtctggggagctcgggaacctggggagctcggggagcctgggga AACGACTGTTGCTATGGATGCCGGCCTTGCACGATGGATTAcatcgctatcacccatttcacatcgctacggctatcgcccaaattaaaaaggcgaaactagcgtttttaaaaatgggcgatattctggcAATCTTGAAAAATAATACAACCACTAACGCCGGAAAAATCGTCCATCTTTGGACGATATCGATGTAA
- the LOC139266146 gene encoding LOW QUALITY PROTEIN: collagen alpha-1(VII) chain-like (The sequence of the model RefSeq protein was modified relative to this genomic sequence to represent the inferred CDS: substituted 1 base at 1 genomic stop codon), with amino-acid sequence MGSLGSSGCLGKSGESGESGEPGESGELGEPGQLGEPGEPGELGEPAEHRESGEPGVSGVLGQFGESGEPGESEELGEPGKPGELGEEPGELGESGELGEPGELGESGEFGEPGEHGQSGELGEPGESGEPGESGELGEPGELAWGAWGAWGIWGVWEAREVGELGELGESGELGESGELGEPGELGEPGESGEHGELGESGEPGESGEPGEPGEPGESGEPGELGESGEPGESGEPGEPGDLGELGESGESVEPGEHGASGELGEFGVSGELRESVEPGESGELGESGELGESGESGELGESGESGEPGELGESGESGESGEPGELGESGESGESGESGEPGESGELGEPGQLGEPGEPGELGEPGEHRESGEPGVSGVLGQFGESGEPGESEELGEPGKPGELGESVEPGEPGVSGEPGEPGELGVSGEPGELGESLGESGESGEPGEPGEHGDSGEFGELMESGELGELGEPGEPGESGESGKPGEPGEPGELGELGESGESGEPGELGESGESGELGEPGESGESVEPGEHGESGESGEPGEPGELGEPGEPGESGEPGDLGLSGEPEESGEPGEPGELREPGESRESGELREPGGDQGAWKARAAWGARGARGAWGVWGARGAREARGARGAEGARGVQGVWGAQGARGSPGSLGVPGESGEPGEPGEPGECGVSGESGELGEPGESGESGKPAEPGELGESGESGDPGEHGESGELGEIGVSGEPGESGELGESGEPGESGELGELGEPGESGESGKPGEPGEPGVLGDLGEYGESGEPGEPGESGEPGELGELGEPGESGEPGELGESGESGEPGELGESGESGESGESGEPGEPGVSGESSGEPGDLGESGESGEPLGELGESGESGDPGELGESGESGEFGVPGKSGEPGEFRESGEPGELWEPGESGESVEPGEHGESGESGEPGELGELGEPGEPGELGEPGEPGELRESGEPGVSGELRESGESGETGESEELGEPEEPGVLGESGEPGELGVSREPGELGESGESGELGEPGELGESGEFGEPGEHGESGETGEFGVSGEPGESGEPGESGELREPGELGESGEPGEHGESGELGVFGELEPGEPGESGEPGELGESGEPGESGEPGEPGDLGELGKSGESGEPGEHGESGELGEFGMESGEPGELWEPGESGESVEPGEHGESGESGEPGELGELGEPGEPGELGEPGEPGELRESGEPGVSGELRESGESGETGESEELGEPEEPGVLGESGEPGELGVSREPGELGESGESGELGEPGELGESGEFGEPGEHGESGETGEFGVSGEPGESGEPGESGELREPGELGESGEPGEHGESGELGPGELRELGESGELGESGELGEPGELGEPGESGEHGELGESGESGEPGEPGEPGESGEPGELGESGEPGESGEPGEPGDLGELGKSGESGEPGEHGESGELGEFGMEPGESGESVEPGEHGESGESGEPGESGELGEPGEPGDTGSLGSLGNPGSLESSGSPGSLGSLGSLGILGCLGNPGSLGNPGSPGSSGSPGSPGSLGSSGSPGETRERGKLGQPGELGEPGELGEPGKPGEPGKPGEESGELGEPGESGESGKPGEPGESGESGESGELGESGEPGEAGELVELGEPGESGDRAARGPGEPGESGESVEPGEHAESGEPGESGELGEPGELGEPGEPGELGEPGELRESGEPGVSGVLGESGESGEPGESEELGEPGKPGELGESGEPGESGEPGEPGELGVSGEPGELGESGEPGESGELRQPGELGXSGESGEHGVSGEPGESGEPGESGELGEPRELGESGEPREHGESGELGVFGEFVESGELGQLGEPGEPGESGESGKPGKPGELGELGESGESGELGEPGELGEPGESGEPGELG; translated from the exons agtctggggagtctggggagtctggggaacccggggagtctggggagctcggggagcccgggCAGCTCGGAgagcccggggagcctggggagctcggggagcctgcgGAGCACAGGgaatctggggagcctggggtGTCTGGGGTGCTTGGGCAgtttggggagtctggggagcctggggagtctgaggagctcggggagcccgggaagcctggggagctcgggga ggagcctggggagctcggggagtctggggagctcggggagcccggggagctcggggagtctggggagtttgGGGAGCCTGGTGAACACGGgcagtctggggagctcggggagcctggggagtctggggagcctggggagtctggggagctcggggagcccggggagctcg CTTGGggtgcctggggagcctggggaatctggggagtctGGGAAGCCCGGGAagttggggagctcggggagctcggggagtctggggagctcggggagtctggggagctcggggagcctggggagctcggggagcctggggagtctggggagcatggggagctcggggagtctggggagcctggggagtctggggagcctggggagcccggggagcctggggagtctggggagcctggggagctcggggagtctggggagcctggggagtctggggagcctggggagcctggggaccttggggagcttggggagtctggggagtctgtggagcctggggaacacggggcgtctggggagctcggggagtttggggtgtctggggagctcagggagtctgtggagcctggggagtctggggagctcggggaatccggggagctcggggagtctggggagtctggggagcttggggagtctggggagtctggggagcctggggagctcggggagtctggagagtctggggagtctggggagcctggggagctcggggagtctggagagtctggggagtctggggagtctggggaacccggggagtctggggagctcggggagcccgggCAGCTCGGAgagcccggggagcctggggagctcggggagcctggggagcacagggaatctggggagcctggggtGTCTGGGGTGCTTGGGCAgtttggggagtctggggagcctggggagtctgaggagctcggggagcccgggaagcctggggagctcggggagtctgtggagcctggggagcctggggtgtctggggaacccggggagcctggggagctcggggtgtctggggagcctggggagctcggggagtct ctcggggagtctggggagtctggggagcctggggagcctggggaacacggGGATTCTGGCGAGTTTGGGGAGCTcatggagtctggggagctcggagagctcggggagcctggggagcctggggagtctggggagtctgggaagcccggggagcctggggagcctggggagctcggggaactcggggagtctggggagtctggggag cctggggagctcggggagtctggggagtctggggagctcggggagcctggggagtctggggagtctgtggAACCTGGGGAgcacggggagtctggggagtctggggaacccggggagcctggagagctcggggagcccggggagcctggggagtctggggagcctggggatcttggGTTGTCTGGGGAACCCGAggagtctggggaacccggggagcccggggagctcaGGGAGCCCGGGGAGTccagggagtctggggagctcaggGAGCCCGGGGGAGACCAGGGAGCGTGGAAAGCTCGggcagcctggggagctcggggagcccggggagcctggggagtctggggagctcggggagcccgggAAGCCCGGGGAG CCCGGGGAGCTGAGGGAGCCCGGGGAGTccagggagtctggggagctcaggGAGCCCGGGGGAGTCCAGGGAGC ctcggggtacctggggagtctggggaacccggggagcctggggagcctggggag tgtggggtgtctggggagtctggggagctcggggagcctggggagtctggggagtctgggaag cctgcggagcccggggagctcggggagtcaggGGAGTCTGGGGACCCTGGGGAacacggggagtctggggagctcggggagattggggtgtctggggagcctggggagtctggggagctcggggagtctggggagcctggggagtctggggagctcggggagctcggggagcctggggagtctggggagtctgggaagcccggggagcctggggagcctggggtgcTCGGGGACCTCGGGGAgtatggggagtctggggagcctggggagcctggggagtctggggagcctggggagcttggggagctcggtgagcctggggagtctggggagcctggggagcttggggagtctggggagtctggggagcctggggagctcggggagtctggagagtctggagagtctggggagtctggggagcctggggagcctggggtgtCTGGGGAGTCT tctggggagcctggggatctcggggagtctggggagtctggggagcct cttggggagctcggggagtctggagagtctggggatcctggggagcttggggagtctggggagtctggggagttcgGGGTGCCTGggaagtctggggagcctggggagttcagggagtctggggagcctggggagctctgggagcctggggagtctggggaatctgTGGAGCCTGGGGAgcacggggagtctggggagtctggggaacccggggagctcggggagctcGGAGAGCccggggagcccggggagctcggggagcccggggagcctggggagctcagggagtctggggagcctggggtgtctggggagctcagggagtctggggagtctggggagactGGGGAGTCTGAGGAGCTCGGGGAGCCCGAGGAGCCTGGGgtgctcggggagtctggggaacccggggagcTCGGGGTGTctagggagcctggggagctcggggagtctggggagtctggggagctcggggagcccggggagctcggggagtctggggagtttggggagcctggggaacacggGGAGTCTGGGGAGACCGGGGAGTTTGgggtgtctggggagcctggggagtctggggagcctggggagtctggggagctcagggagcccggggagctcggtgagtctggggagcctggggaacatggggagtctggggagctcggggtgtTTGGGGAGCTC gagcccggggagcctggggagtctggggagcctggggagctcggggagtctggggagcctggggagtctggggagcctggggagcctggggacctTGGGGAGCTCGggaagtctggggagtctggggagcctggggaacacggggagtctggggagctcggggagtttgggat ggagtctggggagcctggggagctctgggagcctggggagtctggggaatctgTGGAGCCTGGGGAgcacggggagtctggggagtctggggaacccggggagctcggggagctcGGAGAGCccggggagcccggggagctcggggagcccggggagcctggggagctcagggagtctggggagcctggggtgtctggggagctcagggagtctggggagtctggggagactGGGGAGTCTGAGGAGCTCGGGGAGCCCGAGGAGCCTGGGgtgctcggggagtctggggaacccggggagcTCGGGGTGTctagggagcctggggagctcggggagtctggggagtctggggagctcggggagcccggggagctcggggagtctggggagtttggggagcctggggaacacggGGAGTCTGGGGAGACCGGGGAGTTTGgggtgtctggggagcctggggagtctggggagcctggggagtctggggagctcagggagcccggggagctcggtgagtctggggagcctggggaacatggggagtctggggagctcggg CCTGGGGAGCTcagggagctcggggagtctggggagctcggggagtctggggagctcggggagcctggggagctcggggagcctggggagtctggggagcatggggagctcggggagtctggggagtctggggagcctggggagcccggggagcctggggagtctggggagcctggggagctcggggagtctggggagcctggggagtctggggagcctggggagcctggggacctTGGGGAGCTCGggaagtctggggagtctggggagcctggggaacacggggagtctggggagctcggggagtttgggat ggagcctggggagtctggggagtctgtggAGCCTGGGGAgcacggggagtctggggagtctggggaacccggggagtctggggagctcggggagcccggggagcctgggga cacggggagtctggggagtctggggaacccggggagcctggagagctcggggagcccggggagcctggggagtctggggagcctggggatcttgggttgtctggggaacccggggagtctggggaacccggggagcccggggagctcaGGGAGCCCGGGGAGTccagggagtctggggagctcaggGAGCCCGGGGGAGACCAGGGAGCGTGGAAAGCTCGggcagcctggggagctcggggagcccggggagctcggggagcccgggAAGCCCGGGGAGCCCGGGAAGCCCGGGGAG gagtctggggagctcggggagcctggggagtctggggagtctgggaagcccggggagcctggggagtctggggagtctggggagtctggggagctcggggagtctggggagcctggggaggctggggAGCTTGTGgagcttggggagcctggggagtctggggaccgggcagctcgggga cctggggagcctggggagtctggggagtctgtggAGCCTGGGGAGCACGCggagtctggggaacccggggagtctggggagctcggggagcccggggagctcggagagcccggggagcctggggagctcggggagcctggggagctcagggaatctggggagcctggggtGTCTGGGGTgcttggggagtctggggagtctggggagcctggggagtctgaggagctcggggagcccgggaagcctggggagctcggggagtctggggagcctggggagtctggggaacccggggagcctggggagctcggggtgtctggggagcctggggagctcggggagtctggggagcctggggagtctggggagctcaggCAGCCCGGGGAGCTCGggtagtctggggagtctggggaacacggggtgtctggggagcctggggagtctggggagcctggggagtctggggagctcggggagcccagGGAGCTCGGTGAGTCTGGGGAGCCTAGGGAACATGGGGAATCTGGGGAGCTCGGGGTGTTTGGGGAGTTCGTGGAATCTGGGGAGCTCGGAcagcttggggagcctggggagcctggggagtctggggagtctgggaagCCCGggaagcctggggagctcggggagctcggggagtctggggagtctggggagctcggggagcctggggagctcggggagcctggggagtctggggagcctggggagctgggg